From the genome of Stigmatopora nigra isolate UIUO_SnigA chromosome 2, RoL_Snig_1.1, whole genome shotgun sequence:
TTCCTATCatataatgattatttttaaatgaagccCTGAATGCCACGGTGACGGTCAGTTTGTGGTGTATTTTTGATATGCCCCACCCctactcctgttttttttttttttttccccctctaggATATGGATTGAAGAGCCACTCGCGCACGCACACTGGCGAAAAGCCATATCGATGTCAAGAGCTAAACTGCTGCAAGTCCTTCAAAACCTCGGGTGACCTTCAGAAGCACACGCGTACGCACACAGGTATACAAGCACAACTGTGACCTTTGCCAAGACTAATATGCCTCTCAAATGTAGAGTTTCTTTTACAAGCTCATCTTTCGTAGCTCATGAATTTTCTCGTGTGCGGCGTGTACAAGTTTATTGATCTACTGTCCAATAAGAACAACTCTTAAGACTATCTCTGAATTTGTGGTCTTACAGGGGAGAAACCGTTCAAGTGTCCTGTGGATGGCTGTGGCCGCTCTTTTACCACCTCTAATATTCGCAAAGTACACATTCGGACACACACGGGGGAGCGGCCGTACTACTGTTCTGAACCCAACTGCGGCCGCTCCTTTGCTAGTGCCACCAACTACAAGAACCACATGAGGATCCACACTGGTAATTTGATCTATACTCCAGCTGACTGAGCTCCATCAAAATGCATTCCTTGGCTCTAGGATGGAACTGATacctagtttttgtttttttcttttcttaaaggGGAGAAGCCATACGTATGTACCGTGCCCGGCTGTGAGAAGCGCTTCACCGAGTATTCAAGCCTCTATAAACACCACGTTGTGCACACGCCGTGCAAGCCGTACAATTGCAATCACTGCGGCAAGACCTACAAGCAGATTTCTACGCTGGCGATGCACAAGCGCACTTCTCATAATGATACGGAGCCTATCGAAGAGGAACAAGAGGCCTACTTTGAACCACCCACTGGTGGGTAGACCTTAGAACATCTCCCTGTGGCCAGTgttcaaaatgttcaaaaatgtcTCATATCAAAATTTGGGCACTTGTTGCTAATTCTTACGACCTGGGATTTGCACATCTACTTGAATTTCCATACTAAGAGCTTAGACCAAGTCTGGCTCAATGTTTGGCAACGACTTGACTATTttcattaataataacaattttaaaCGTCATCTGGTTTCTAGACGCCATCGACGACCCCAATGTGACCTACTCGACGGTGACCAAGGAGGAAGATGACTCTGGATCCGAGCATGTTGCTGTGGAAAATGCCGACGATGTCACTCAACAGCACGTCGCCTTGGTGACACAAGCAGATGGGACGCAACAGCAGGTATAATAAGCAGCTAAAGGGACACATGAAACCATTTTGGAgcaatgtgtaaaaaaatattttattttctctagATTTCTTTAAATGAGCTCCTCCAATGAGTCAGTTTTGCCTGAGGAGTCCAAAGTTTTTACATTCTTGTCCTGGTGGAATTTGTATTGGTTTATCATTTTTTCCAGTATCTTGTAGACATTTTTCTTCTGTCCCTACACAGGTTAGCATCTCTGAAGCTGACCTACAAGCCATGGGTGGTACCATCACAATGGTAACTCACGAAGGAACCACCATTACCATCCCAACTCATGAACTGGCCACGCAGGGTGCtcaggtacaaaaaaaagtacCCTTACAGTATTGTATTGAAAGGCTACTACCTAATTGGTCCATATCTCTGTATTACCTTGCTCAACACAAAGCACACATAGGCAAGAATAAAAATACTGAgatgaaaatataaattaagtacaatttaaacattttcataaaTAATTGCTCGGTCTGTTTTTGCAATTATTGcttaatatcatttaaaaaaaaaaaatacagtctaAGAATGACCTCAAAGTATGCCCACAACTGAAATGTCTAATCTGGTGTATTTTTGTCTCTTTCAGGTGGCCATCATGTCCCCCGGCATGACTTCCTTTGAAACTGTGGAGGAGGGCAGTTACAGCCAGGAGCAGGGAGAAATTCACCCCGTTACATTGCTGGCCACCTCCAACGGCACTCACATTGCTGTGCAGGTCAGTATATTGTGAACATAGTGATCAATTGCTTCTTCTGGTTGTTGAGTTAAAGTGGTAGAACGGAGGAAATGTAGATTCGGACTAGCAAGGGATTTATTTTCAATATCCATGTAATGTAATTAATTTGGAAAAGAGCTATTTAAATGTTTCACAGCATGTATAAGATGTAATAACAGCTCTAATATAACTAGATGGAAACTAAAAGTGGTGTTTGTCGCCCCAGGCTTCAAAATAACCTGAAATTCTTCAATGACATCCAATGTGGAAAGTTTTTTTCTCAGTCTTTTGTTTATCATGGAAAACCCCCGGTTTCTACTAACACGTGttcattatcattttaattaCAACGGAACCAAGTGTATGGAATCAGTCAATTGGATTCAAGcaatatttaatgaaaaaaagtacaacCAACCtaaaataagtgaatttctgcagAAACATGAAAGGTCATGTTAGTGgttattttttctccatttatgCAAgctcttcaatttttttttttttttttatgtgcacaGCTTAGTGATCAGCCATCGTTGGAAGAAGCTATACGAATAGCCTCAAGAATCCAGCAAGGAGAGTCACCTGGACTGGAAGATTGAAATCAGTATTAGAGTGAGAATTAagttggactaaaaaaaaaaaaagaaaaaagaaaaaaggaaagaaaatgatgCAACAGCAAGCTCGCAAGTCTTCCTTCAAAGTCGGTTTGTTTccctccttttgccctgcaaatgaacTTTGTTTTAAGTGTACATAGAATTTTGATAACTGGACTATTTTATCTTCTCAACCAAACAGATAATGGGGAGATGTTTTTGAGGGGCTGCTTTCTAATGGTCGATCATGCACATTGCAGGGTACATCTAATGctatttctaataaaaaaaaatataattaaaagaaTCAAGTGTGATTTACTCATAACTATAATTGGCACATTCTCACAGAAGAACAACTGTTATGTAAGCACTGATCCTGGACTTGCGGACTGagtgatttaaagaaaaatacaaagtgttctttgttcatcacatgagtatactattaaaaatgatcatcGCCGCTCTCGGCACAAACGAGTAAAATTTTAAACACATTGATCAATAcaaatctaatttattttaaatgggttGATAGTAGTACTACAGTAATGACATACTAACACACTTAGATACTTTTCAGTTACTTGACAAACTACCCTTTCAAGAAGTGGGTCAAGTTACATAAACGCACACAAAAATTTCCACAAAGAAAGCAAGAAtgctgttcaattttttttttcaagaatacACAGTTTAAAAGAGCACTATGACGTAATGTTCCAATACTTTTAAGTGGAAGGCCGCATTTTTTTAAGATGTTGGAGACGCgctctgattggctgcccaGTACCACATGACTAACGGTCGCGGGAAGTACGTTAACGCTGGATCGCGCATGACATAAATTAGTcttaaaaagatatatatttttcctcttaATATTTCCAAATTGGTGTGGCTTTGTGATCCGTTTATGCCAGGGAGCGAGCAAAGTTAGCGGATCAGCAGAAGGGTGATACCCGACGCAGACGGGTAggttattttccccctttttggtGCGTTTTCGCCGCATTCGTTCGATGGCGACTTCAACGTGGTGGGCTGgagtttaaagaaaaacaacagccTTTTCTGGGCTTGCGCAACTCGCTTCGGAGACTGTAATACCTTCATCAAGGTAGTTTAAGACGCaacttttctgtatttttgtaGGAATACTTGCTAGCGTGCTTATTTTTTCGACATCAAGGTTTTagcgagggggaaaaaaattggccAACATGTCGACCTTCGATAGATTACTACTCGACTGCCTTTCATCCAAAGCCCGACCTGTCCGCCAGAAACTTGATTTTACGGCAAGCGATGGCGAGGACGAGACTATTGAGGACGTCAACGAGTCTGGCTTTAACGAACTGGACTCTCCGACAGCCTTGCGGACAAGTTCGATAGGCGGTGGAGATGCTTGTGGAAGCCCCGAACCGAACCAATGTTTCGGGGACGAGTTGTGGGCGGAAGAGGGTTTTGGCTCCCCGTCCCACTTAATGTCCCCACGTTCGGAGCTTTTGGCAGTCTGCACGCCGtcggtgaagaaggcccagtgTTTGTACTCCGGTACACCGGTCCATTCGTGCAACCGAGCCCGAAAGGATGGCTCCGGCTCGCCGATCCGTTCGTGCCCGGACACACCTCCGCACAAAACTCTGCGAAAACTACGACTTTTTGACACGCCGCACACGCCCAAGGTGAGTAAAAATGGTTATATAAGGGGGTTAACATGAATGAAAGTAAAATGGAGACTTTGTTGTGGACCAAAGGCGAATTTTAAACGTCAACAATTTTGCTGAGTCAGTTGGCAACCCAGTGACCCACTTAACGTGGTGCTGTTGCATAACATACTCATGAACTGCAGTTGCACTGTAacactttatttatatttgaatttcaaaacttttgcactcgaacttttttttctaactatAACTTTCGTACAGTTTCAGCTCACATTAAAGTTAATTACAACATTTTGtcatcactttttaaaaatggattcgCATTATATAATAGGGctatttttaaccctttccaGAACAGTCGAATAATTTTGGTggttagaaaataaaacaatgacgTGGCTTGCTTTTAGCAGGGCCGTAAATTACTATGTAATGTCAAAAAATGCAACAGCAAAGTGTTGTTGCAGTTATATGAACTTTACTTTACGATAACTATTAACTTTGTACTACTAATATTTTATCTTTATGCGtatctaaaaacatgtttttttctacaaTAAGTGCAAGAATATTTAGGCGAGAATGAAccttttgaaattgtttttttcagtaatATTGAGCTAGGTTTCTTGAGTttgttgtatttattgatttttggggTGGTTATTAAAGGTTTTATGTTTCTGTTCCAGAGCCTTCTGTCTCGTGTGAGAGATTCCAGCTTTAAGGGCCCATTATTCAATTCAGCAGAGCCCCCGGTGACGGCTCCTAGACCTCTGACAGACAGTGGCAAGAGGCGTCATACTGCCGCAGTCAACATCAACCCCTTTACTCCCGATTCCCTGCTCATCCAGTCGGCCACACAGCAAAGCAACAACAGAAAACGGCCACACCGGAATGTGTATGTTACATTTTTCTATGGTCCTCAATTTTCCAAAAGAGGGTCAAACCTAACTTTGTTAATTACATTTGCCATTTTCTAGAAACAAAATGAATCACCGTGCAATGGGTAATGTGAtagacatgtttttaaaaattggcaTAGTCGTTGCAGTATCATCAATCAACATTAGTGTCATTAGGGGTCATAAAACAACTTTACTTTTCAAATAATTGGTCCAAATCAATAAGAAGTGACAAGAAAGGACCAATAGCCAACATGTAGTGACTTGtaaatgtcccaaaataaacaggatatccaccaaaattcaaagtacttcACCAAATAACCAGTAAatccctcaaaatcaatagcAAGCGACTC
Proteins encoded in this window:
- the znf143b gene encoding zinc finger protein 143; translated protein: MLLAQLNRDSQGMTEFHDADGQPVTLCLAEAVTVADGDQMDTMDTVSLQAVTLVDGSTAYIQQDVKPTFSDTQIMDGQVIQLEDGSAAYVQHVSVPKAGGDSLQLEDGQAVQLEDGTTAYIHAPKETYEQGGLQEVQLEDGSTAYIQHTVHVPQPNTILAIQADGTLADLQAEATAIDPETISLLEQYTTKVENVENPLVPFSRVEADNGVHMRIVLQGQENRTTRVANVGEKSFRCEHEDCGKLYTTAHHLKVHERSHTGDKPYTCDYPGCGKKFATGYGLKSHSRTHTGEKPYRCQELNCCKSFKTSGDLQKHTRTHTGEKPFKCPVDGCGRSFTTSNIRKVHIRTHTGERPYYCSEPNCGRSFASATNYKNHMRIHTGEKPYVCTVPGCEKRFTEYSSLYKHHVVHTPCKPYNCNHCGKTYKQISTLAMHKRTSHNDTEPIEEEQEAYFEPPTDAIDDPNVTYSTVTKEEDDSGSEHVAVENADDVTQQHVALVTQADGTQQQVSISEADLQAMGGTITMVTHEGTTITIPTHELATQGAQVAIMSPGMTSFETVEEGSYSQEQGEIHPVTLLATSNGTHIAVQLSDQPSLEEAIRIASRIQQGESPGLED